A genomic region of Rhipicephalus sanguineus isolate Rsan-2018 chromosome 1, BIME_Rsan_1.4, whole genome shotgun sequence contains the following coding sequences:
- the LOC119398766 gene encoding pancreatic lipase-related protein 2 isoform X2, which yields MAKHCQAYAFVLLVAYLSAGVLLVNAAPQENSFGLGALFQPSSRSRSNPELSTSSPAGDAARYLDSSAKVFDSVVPGKFAEKLLPKFDDQKDKVCYEFVGCFSNRDRFTHPTSFPSDPESVDTKFMLYSRSNRRSPVQLDYRPNKRLGNLPQFDQRKPLKLIVHGFLENGKVSWIQDIKDAFLDEEDCNVIIIDWSGGAQQLSYIKASGNTALVGREASLLVQRLIDAHRNTLSTDQVHIVGFSLGGQIAGFFGRHFKNSTGQLIPRITALDPAGPLFDNTTVCLSESDARYVDAIHTSGGKQIVVGELGIDRPVGHVDFYPNGGKKQPGCKPLDLPCDHFRATAYFLESLRNKRCRFLSILCGGGFRALEQNKCQQGGKRGLMGYFSHTAPGRGVQFLTTNDKSEYCKA from the exons CGTTCGTGCTCCTGGTGGCGTATCTCTCAGCGGGCGTGCTGCTGGTGAACGCTGCGCCTCAGGAAAACTCCTTTGGTCTTGGCGCCCTG TTCCAACCTAGCTCAAGATCAAGATCAAACCCTGAACTGTCCACGAGTTCACCAGCTGGCGACGCCGCCCGCTACCTGGACTCATCGGCTAAAGTTTTCGACTCAGTTGTTCCCGGGAAGTTTGCCGAGAAGCTGCTGCCCAAG TTTGACGACCAGAAAGACAAGGTGTGCTACGAATTCGTGGGATGCTTCAGCAACCGGGACAGGTTCACACACCCGACTTCGTTCCCCAGCGATCCGGAGTCTGTGGACACGAAGTTCATGCTTTACTCGCGCTCCAACCGGCGCTCGCCCGTGCAGCTTGACTACCGGCCCAACAAGAGGCTCGGTAACCTCCCCCAGTTCGATCAGCGCAAGCCTCTTAAGCTCATCGTGCACGGATTCCTCGAGAACGGCAAAGTCAGCTGGATCCAGGACATCAAGGACGCATTCCTGGACGag GAGGACTGCAACGTGATAATCATCGACTGGAGCGGTGGCGCTCAGCAGCTCAGCTACATCAAGGCATCGGGCAACACGGCGCTCGTGGGCCGCGAGGCTTCGCTCCTAGTGCAACGACTCATCGATGCGCACCGCAACACGCTTAGCACGGACCaggtgcacatcgtgggcttcagCCTGGGAGGCCAGATCGCCGGCTTCTTCGGCAGACACTTCAAGAACAGCACCGGGCAACTCATACCGCGCATCACCG CTCTAGATCCGGCCGGACCGCTGTTCGACAACACAACCGTCTGCCTGTCCGAGAGTGACGCCCGATACGTGGACGCAATTCACACAAGCGGCGGCAAGCAGATAGTGGTCGGCGAACTGGGCATTGACAGGCCAGTCGGCCACGTCGACTTCTACCCCAACGGCGGCAAGAAGCAACCGGGGTGCAAGCCGCTCG ATCTGCCATGCGACCACTTCCGGGCCACTGCCTACTTCCTCGAGTCCCTCCGCAACAAGCGGTGCCGCTTCCTGTCCATCCTTTGTGGAGGAGGCTTCCGCGCACTGGAGCAGAATAAGTGCCAGCAAGGCGGCAAGCGGGGCCTCATGGGTTATTTCAGTCATACGGCGCCGGGAAGAGGCGTCCAGTTTCTCACCACCAACGACAAGTCCGAATACTGCAAGGCATAG
- the LOC119398766 gene encoding pancreatic lipase-related protein 2 isoform X1 encodes MFVPVFVLPVTCVVWYRLVFCSVQGKAFRSIRRLSFLPTRTLRAFQPSSRSRSNPELSTSSPAGDAARYLDSSAKVFDSVVPGKFAEKLLPKFDDQKDKVCYEFVGCFSNRDRFTHPTSFPSDPESVDTKFMLYSRSNRRSPVQLDYRPNKRLGNLPQFDQRKPLKLIVHGFLENGKVSWIQDIKDAFLDEEDCNVIIIDWSGGAQQLSYIKASGNTALVGREASLLVQRLIDAHRNTLSTDQVHIVGFSLGGQIAGFFGRHFKNSTGQLIPRITALDPAGPLFDNTTVCLSESDARYVDAIHTSGGKQIVVGELGIDRPVGHVDFYPNGGKKQPGCKPLDLPCDHFRATAYFLESLRNKRCRFLSILCGGGFRALEQNKCQQGGKRGLMGYFSHTAPGRGVQFLTTNDKSEYCKA; translated from the exons ATGTTTGTACCTGTGTTTGTCCTGCCTGTAACCTGTGTCGTCTGGTATCGTCTTGTCTTTTGTTCTGTTCAGGGTAAAGCGTTTCGCTCCATCCGTCGCCTGTCGTTCCTGCCCACGAGAACGCTACGAGCG TTCCAACCTAGCTCAAGATCAAGATCAAACCCTGAACTGTCCACGAGTTCACCAGCTGGCGACGCCGCCCGCTACCTGGACTCATCGGCTAAAGTTTTCGACTCAGTTGTTCCCGGGAAGTTTGCCGAGAAGCTGCTGCCCAAG TTTGACGACCAGAAAGACAAGGTGTGCTACGAATTCGTGGGATGCTTCAGCAACCGGGACAGGTTCACACACCCGACTTCGTTCCCCAGCGATCCGGAGTCTGTGGACACGAAGTTCATGCTTTACTCGCGCTCCAACCGGCGCTCGCCCGTGCAGCTTGACTACCGGCCCAACAAGAGGCTCGGTAACCTCCCCCAGTTCGATCAGCGCAAGCCTCTTAAGCTCATCGTGCACGGATTCCTCGAGAACGGCAAAGTCAGCTGGATCCAGGACATCAAGGACGCATTCCTGGACGag GAGGACTGCAACGTGATAATCATCGACTGGAGCGGTGGCGCTCAGCAGCTCAGCTACATCAAGGCATCGGGCAACACGGCGCTCGTGGGCCGCGAGGCTTCGCTCCTAGTGCAACGACTCATCGATGCGCACCGCAACACGCTTAGCACGGACCaggtgcacatcgtgggcttcagCCTGGGAGGCCAGATCGCCGGCTTCTTCGGCAGACACTTCAAGAACAGCACCGGGCAACTCATACCGCGCATCACCG CTCTAGATCCGGCCGGACCGCTGTTCGACAACACAACCGTCTGCCTGTCCGAGAGTGACGCCCGATACGTGGACGCAATTCACACAAGCGGCGGCAAGCAGATAGTGGTCGGCGAACTGGGCATTGACAGGCCAGTCGGCCACGTCGACTTCTACCCCAACGGCGGCAAGAAGCAACCGGGGTGCAAGCCGCTCG ATCTGCCATGCGACCACTTCCGGGCCACTGCCTACTTCCTCGAGTCCCTCCGCAACAAGCGGTGCCGCTTCCTGTCCATCCTTTGTGGAGGAGGCTTCCGCGCACTGGAGCAGAATAAGTGCCAGCAAGGCGGCAAGCGGGGCCTCATGGGTTATTTCAGTCATACGGCGCCGGGAAGAGGCGTCCAGTTTCTCACCACCAACGACAAGTCCGAATACTGCAAGGCATAG